From a single Fusobacterium ulcerans ATCC 49185 genomic region:
- the hydG gene encoding [FeFe] hydrogenase H-cluster radical SAM maturase HydG → MGQKYELDFLNENDIKLLIKESEKKAEDKKLVREILEKAIEAKGITDEEAAVLLSINNPKLLEEIFETARKIKEKIYGKRIVMFAPLYISNYCVNNCEYCGYKHDNGELSRKKLNREDLIEEVKSLEKLGHKRIALEAGEDPLNCSLDYVLECIKDIYSIKFKNGSIRRINVNIAATTVENYKRLKEAEIGTYILFQETYHKPTYERVHLNGPKRDYEYHTTAMFRAREAGIDDVGIGVLYGLYDFKYETISMIRYANALERITGVGPHTISVPRLRAAENVSLKDYPYLVSDEDFKKLVAVLRLAVPYTGLILSTREEAELRDETIKLGISQVSSGSCTGVGGYSEREKDTKEKPQFELGDDRSPLEMIESLMKGGYVPSYCTACYRNGRTGDRFMEIAKSGQINVMCEANALMTLKEFLIDYANDRLREIGDRVIMETLSKMPDENFKNKIKENLKAIENGVRDINV, encoded by the coding sequence ATGGGACAAAAATATGAATTAGATTTTTTAAATGAGAATGATATAAAACTTTTAATAAAAGAGTCTGAAAAAAAAGCTGAAGATAAAAAATTGGTAAGAGAAATATTGGAAAAAGCTATTGAGGCTAAAGGTATTACTGATGAAGAAGCAGCTGTTCTGTTAAGTATAAATAATCCTAAACTTCTTGAAGAGATTTTTGAAACTGCAAGAAAAATAAAAGAGAAAATATATGGAAAAAGAATAGTAATGTTTGCACCTCTTTATATAAGTAACTATTGTGTAAATAATTGTGAGTATTGTGGATATAAACATGATAATGGTGAATTGAGCAGAAAAAAATTAAATAGAGAAGACTTAATAGAGGAAGTAAAATCATTAGAAAAATTAGGACATAAAAGAATAGCTTTGGAAGCTGGAGAAGACCCTCTTAATTGTTCTTTAGATTATGTATTGGAATGTATAAAAGACATATACTCGATAAAATTTAAAAATGGAAGCATTAGAAGGATAAATGTAAATATTGCTGCTACAACAGTTGAAAATTATAAAAGACTGAAAGAAGCAGAAATAGGAACATATATATTATTCCAAGAAACATACCATAAACCTACATATGAGAGGGTACACTTAAATGGACCTAAAAGAGATTATGAATATCATACAACAGCCATGTTCAGAGCAAGGGAAGCTGGAATAGATGATGTCGGTATAGGAGTTTTATATGGCTTATATGACTTTAAATATGAAACTATATCTATGATAAGATATGCTAATGCTCTGGAAAGAATAACAGGAGTAGGACCCCATACGATATCTGTCCCAAGACTTAGAGCAGCAGAAAATGTATCCTTGAAAGATTATCCATATCTTGTATCAGATGAGGACTTTAAAAAGCTGGTAGCAGTACTAAGACTTGCTGTACCATATACAGGACTTATTCTTTCTACTAGAGAGGAAGCTGAACTAAGGGATGAAACAATTAAATTGGGAATATCTCAAGTAAGCAGTGGATCATGTACTGGAGTAGGAGGATATTCTGAAAGAGAAAAAGATACTAAAGAAAAACCACAATTTGAACTTGGGGATGACAGGTCACCTTTAGAAATGATAGAAAGCCTAATGAAAGGAGGATATGTACCAAGTTATTGTACAGCATGCTATAGAAATGGACGTACAGGAGACAGATTTATGGAAATAGCAAAAAGCGGACAAATAAATGTAATGTGTGAAGCAAACGCTCTAATGACTCTGAAGGAATTTTTAATAGACTATGCAAATGACAGATTGAGAGAAATAGGAGATAGAGTTATAATGGAAACTCTAAGTAAAATGCCTGATGAAAATTTTAAAAATAAAATAAAAGAAAATTTAAAAGCTATAGAAAATGGAGTTAGAGATATAAATGTATAA
- a CDS encoding DUF2156 domain-containing protein — protein MDWKKLTIEDKETIDEFTKGKFSTCDYNFTNLFLWSQGENLHYKIENNVLVIHGTFVNDEYCFMPVPKDDSAIGAMKDIVRDLLQNNKKIVLVPEEWKEKLEDTFILEERRDSYDYVYSIESLAYLKGRKYAKKKNRVHNFTKSYDYKYESINSENIDEVIYFQSNWCHDKECEDIPVLKNENMGILNLLHNFNILGIKGGMLKVDGNIVAYTLGEAINDEYVVIHIEKGLNNYTGSYQMINMTFLEKEFTDYKYVNREDDFGDEGLREAKESYHPLELLKKYEITGIK, from the coding sequence ATGGACTGGAAAAAGTTAACTATTGAAGATAAAGAAACAATAGATGAATTTACTAAGGGAAAATTTTCAACTTGTGATTATAACTTTACAAATCTTTTTTTATGGAGTCAGGGGGAGAATCTTCATTACAAAATAGAAAACAATGTATTAGTTATACATGGAACATTTGTAAATGATGAATACTGTTTCATGCCTGTTCCTAAAGATGATAGTGCAATAGGAGCAATGAAAGATATAGTAAGAGATTTACTTCAAAACAATAAAAAAATAGTACTTGTTCCTGAGGAATGGAAAGAAAAACTTGAAGATACCTTTATACTTGAAGAGAGAAGAGATAGTTATGATTATGTTTATTCTATAGAGAGCCTGGCTTATTTAAAAGGAAGAAAATATGCTAAAAAGAAAAATAGAGTACATAATTTTACAAAAAGTTATGATTATAAATATGAGTCAATAAATTCTGAAAATATAGATGAAGTTATATATTTCCAAAGTAACTGGTGCCATGACAAAGAATGTGAAGATATTCCAGTATTAAAAAATGAAAATATGGGAATACTGAATCTGCTTCATAATTTTAATATACTTGGAATAAAAGGCGGAATGCTGAAAGTAGATGGAAATATAGTAGCTTATACACTAGGTGAAGCTATAAATGATGAATATGTAGTGATACATATTGAAAAAGGTTTAAATAACTATACTGGAAGCTACCAGATGATAAATATGACTTTCTTAGAAAAAGAGTTTACAGATTATAAATATGTAAACAGAGAAGATGATTTTGGAGATGAGGGGCTGAGAGAAGCAAAAGAATCTTACCATCCATTGGAACTTCTAAAAAAATATGAAATAACTGGAATAAAATAA